From one Trifolium pratense cultivar HEN17-A07 linkage group LG1, ARS_RC_1.1, whole genome shotgun sequence genomic stretch:
- the LOC123894598 gene encoding uncharacterized protein LOC123894598, producing MPGDYSPRSSEDYSPNGSDEGDPRCPLSKDILRKHIPKGFERPPTLPAYDGFTDPDDHIANVNANLNFRNISGAIRCTLFPTTLRKGAMAWYQSLPPQSIHSWRDLTEQFCRHFTASRKHPKTVHALEAIYQAEEETLRNFVERFNKEVVQVETTDDMKKYLLQRGLRPGSDFAKAVGIEKPPTWDDLLLKAQKYIEYEEVQAADVARLARPRSGHPARESSHRTDDRGGDRGNDRGGDRGGERGRDRRRGERREPRGPTSTFSTYTPSSNLGERYSLKFTSPSSTEQV from the coding sequence ATGCCCGGCGATTATTCTCCTCGGTCTTCCGAGGACTATTCTCCCAACGGGAGTGACGAGGGCGATCCCCGATGCCCCCTTTCCAAAGACATCTTGAGGAAGCATATCCCAAAGGGCTTCGAGAGACCTCCTACGCTCCCCGCGTACGATGGTTTTACCGACCCCGACGATCACATAGCTAATGTCAACGCTAACCTGAATTTCAGGAATATTAGCGGTGCCATTAGGTGCACACTATTCCCGACCACACTGAGGAAGGGAGCGATGGCATGGTACCAAAGCCTGCCCCCTCAATCTATCCACTCGTGGAGGGACCTTACAGAACAGTTCTGtagacacttcactgcttcccgcaagcacccAAAAACTGTGCATGCCTTGGAGGCCATATACCAAGCCGAGGAAGAAACTCTCCGCAATTTCGTCGAGAGGTTCAATAAAGAGGTTGTGCAGGTCGAGACGACCGACGATATGAAGAAGTATTTGCTGCAGAGGGGCCTTCGCCCGGGCAGCGATTTTGCCAAAGCTGTTGGCATAGAAAAACCACCCACCTGGGACGACCTCCTCTTAAAAGCTCAAAAGTACATTGAGTACGAGGAAGTCCAGGCAGCTGATGTCGCCCGCCTTGCCCGACCTAGAAGCGGCCACCCTGCCCGCGAGTCCTCCCATAGGACCGATGATAGGGGCGGCGACAGGGGAAACGACAGAGGCGGCGATAGGGGTGGCGAGAGGGGCAGAGACAGAAGGAGGGGCGAAAGACGAGAGCCTCGTGGCCCTACAAGCACATTCAGCACCTACACCCCCTCGTCAAATCTCGGGGAGAGGTATTCGCTGAAGTTCACATCTCCGAGTTCAACAGAGCAGGTGTGA